CGGCGGCGTCGTCGACCGGTCCGTCCCAGATGCCGCGCCCCTGCACGCACATGAACTCGCCGCCCGAGCGGTTCACGCCGAGCAGCCGGCGGGTGTTGCCGGCGGCGTCCACGAGCTTGTTGCCCGAGACGTGCAGGGCGGGCGGCTCGTCACCGGTGCCGGGCGGGTCGGTCGTGGGCGGTGCGGTGGGGGTCGGCGTGGACGTGGGGGTCGGGGTGGGCGTGGGCGTGGGATCGGTGCCGGCGTTGCAGGTCGTGCCGTTGAGCCGGAAGGCGGTCGGTACGGCGTTGACCCCCGCCTTCGAGGCGATGAACCCCGCGCTGACGCTCGCGCCGGTGCCCAGGGAGCCGTTCCAGCTCTCGTTCACGGCCGTGACGGCCGCCCCGGACTGGGACCACTTGGCGTTCCAGCCCTGGGTGACCTTCTGGCCGCCCGTGAAGTCGAAGGCGAGACTCCAACTGCTCACGGCCGCCGCATTGTTGGTGATCTTCACCGCGCCCTGAAAGCCGGTGTCCCACTGGCTGGTGACCGAGTACTCCACCGTGCAGGCAGGCGCCGCTCCTTGCGCCGTGACGACCGGCAGCAGGGCGCCCGCGACGAGGGCGACCGTGCCGGCGACGGCTAAAAGTACTGAACGCGGGGGGTGACGCATGAGCGACTCCTTGCAGCTCAGGCGCGCCGTGACAGGCGCGTCGACTGATGGAACCGCTCCCACTGGTGTCTCGAAGCTAGCGCCACGTGCTGGCAAAGAACAGTGGGAGTAACTGACTTTTACTCAACTCCCGCCGTCGAATCTTTTCGACTCTTCAAGCATCTTGACCCCGTTCGCCCGCATCCCCACTATGGGAGCGCTCCCACTGGTTCAAGGCTTGTTGCTCCTCCCCCACTCCCCGAGCCGCAAGGAGGAACCAGCACCATGAAACCCTCACGCAGACGTCGCGGGGCGCGGCGCCTGTGGACCGCCGCCCTGGCGGCCCTGGCGCTCCCTCTCGCCATGCTCAGCACGAGCACGACACCCGCTCAGGCGGCCGCGCTCGCGTGCAGCGTCGACTACAAGACCAACGACTGGGGCTCCGGGTTCACCGCGGACCTCACCCTCACCAACCGGGGCACCGACCCGATCAGCGGCTGGGCCCTGACGTACTCCTACGCGGGCAACCAGAAGCTGTCGAACGGCTGGAACGGCAGCTGGTCGCAGTCCGGTCAGCAGATCACGGTGAACAACGCCTCCTACAACGGGACGATCGCCCCCGGCGCGGCGGTCGGCACGGGCGCGCAGTTCACCTACAGCGGCACGAACGCCGCTCCCACGAGCTTCTCGGTCAACGGCACGCCCTGCGTCGGCGCACACCAGCCGCCGGTGACGGTGCTGACCAGCCCGGCCGCGGGCGCCGTCTACACCCAGGGCAGTGCGGTGCCGCTCGCGGCGACCGCCGCGGCCGCCGACAACGCGACCATCACCAAGATGGAGTTCTACGACGACACGACCCTGCTGGGCACGGACACGAGCGCGCCGTACACCCTGTCCGCCTCGGGGCTGTCCGTGGGCAACCACTCCCTGGTGGCCAAGGCCTACGACAGCCTCGGCGCGTCGGCGTCGTCCACACCGGTCGGCATCACGGTCGCCTCGGGGCCTGCCGTGGTCGCCTCCGCCACCCAACTGGCCGTGCAGCAGGGCAAGACGGGCACGTTCACGCTGAAGCTGTCGACCCAGCCCTCGGCCAACGTGACCGTCACGACCGCGCGCACCGCCGGCAACACGGGCCTGACGGTGACCGGCGGCGCGAGCCTCACCTTCACTCCGTCGAACTGGAACACCGCCCAGAACGTGACCATCACCGCCAACGCCGCCGGCACGGGCGCCGCGACCTTCGAGTCGACGGCCACCGGGCACGCGAAGGCGACGGTCACCGCCACCGAGATCGCCGGGACCAAGGCGTACGACGCCCGCTTCCTCGACCTCTACGGCAAGATCACCAACCCGGCGAACGGCTACTTCTCCCCCGAGGGCATTCCGTACCACTCGGTGGAGACACTGATCGTCGAGGCTCCGGACCAGGGCCACGAGACCACGTCCGAGGCCTACAGCTACCTCCTGTGGCTGCAGGCGATGTACGGGAAGATCACCGGCGACTGGACCAAGTTCAACGGCGCCTGGGACATCATGGAGAAGTACATGATCCCCACGCACGCCGACCAGCCGACGAACTCCTTCTACAACGCGTCCAAGCCGGCCACCTACGCGCCCGAGCTGGACACGCCGAACGAGTACCCGGCGAAACTGGACACCGGGGTGTCCGTGGGCTCGGACCCGATCGCCGGTGAACTGAAGTCCGCCTACGGCACGGACGACGTCTACGGCATGCACTGGCTGCAGGACGTGGACAACACCTACGGCTACGGCAACGCGCCCGGCAAGTGCGAGGCCGGCCCGGCCGACACCGGCCCCTCGTACATCAACACCTTCCAGCGCGGCGCCCAGGAATCGGTGTGGGAAACGGTTCCGCAACCCACCTGCGACGCCTTCAAGTACGGCGG
The window above is part of the Streptomyces sp. NBC_00425 genome. Proteins encoded here:
- a CDS encoding glycoside hydrolase family 48 protein, whose protein sequence is MKPSRRRRGARRLWTAALAALALPLAMLSTSTTPAQAAALACSVDYKTNDWGSGFTADLTLTNRGTDPISGWALTYSYAGNQKLSNGWNGSWSQSGQQITVNNASYNGTIAPGAAVGTGAQFTYSGTNAAPTSFSVNGTPCVGAHQPPVTVLTSPAAGAVYTQGSAVPLAATAAAADNATITKMEFYDDTTLLGTDTSAPYTLSASGLSVGNHSLVAKAYDSLGASASSTPVGITVASGPAVVASATQLAVQQGKTGTFTLKLSTQPSANVTVTTARTAGNTGLTVTGGASLTFTPSNWNTAQNVTITANAAGTGAATFESTATGHAKATVTATEIAGTKAYDARFLDLYGKITNPANGYFSPEGIPYHSVETLIVEAPDQGHETTSEAYSYLLWLQAMYGKITGDWTKFNGAWDIMEKYMIPTHADQPTNSFYNASKPATYAPELDTPNEYPAKLDTGVSVGSDPIAGELKSAYGTDDVYGMHWLQDVDNTYGYGNAPGKCEAGPADTGPSYINTFQRGAQESVWETVPQPTCDAFKYGGKNGYLDLFTGDASYAKQWKFTNAPDADARVVQAAYWADIWAKAQGKGGDVSAAVGKAAKMGDYLRYAMYDKYFKKIGNCVGPTACPAGTGKDASHYLLSWYYAWGGATDTSAGWAWRIGSSHTHGGYQNPLAAYALSSYADLKPKSATGQADWAKSLTRQLEFYRWLQSSEGAIAGGATNSWAGRYATPPAGTSTFYGMYYDQQPVYHDPPSNQWFGFQAWSMERVAEYYQQTGNAAAKAVLDKWVDWALSKTTINPDGTFRIPSTLQWSGQPDTWNASSPGANTGLHVTVADYTDDVGVAAAYAKTLTYYAAKSGDTEAKTTAKALLDGMWTHNQDALGIAVPETRADYNRFDDGVYVPSGFSGKMPNGDTVNSSSTFASLRSFYKSDPAWSKIESYLAGGAAPVFTYHRFWAQADIAMAMGSYAELLE